The following is a genomic window from Ethanoligenens harbinense YUAN-3.
GTTCCTCACGGATGTCTTCCCCCATTTTGTGCAGAGGACAACCGCAGTCCGGACAGATACGCGCCTCGATCGGCAGCTCGTGTTCAATGGTCTCAACAGGTAAATCTTCCGGCAACTTGTCGGTGGTCAGGCGCGTCTTTCTGCGGTAATGCGCCTTGACCTCGGTGGTTTCCGGCTCTGGCACGGTCAAATCGGCGGTTTGCTCTGCTTCGTTAAACAGACATAATTGTTCGTTGTCCGTCTGTTCACTGGACGCGCCGAATTGCTTACGTTTGGCCAGGCGGAATTGCTCCATCAGCCACTGAATCTGCTGTTTTAGCTCGGCAATCTGCTCCGCCTGTTTGAGAAAATTCTCGTAAACAGAAAGCGGTATTTCAATTGTTTTTTCTTGTTTTTCCATTCTCTAATTATACCGGAAAAACCGCATAGAATCAAGAAAAAACGGCATTTTCGTATCCCGATGTGTTACGAAATATTGTGTTCAAGAACTTCGCTGCGGCGAAGCTTTTTCTCCAGCCTTGCGCCATCGATCAGACAAGACAGTTCCTCACTGTTCAGCGTCATTGTGGTTTCCTCGTCTGACGACGGCCAGCGGAAATGTCCGCGTTCCAGCCGTTTGAAATACAGCCAAAAGCCATCGCCGTCCCACTCCAGTATTTTCAGGCGGTCACGGCTTCGGTTGCAGAACACGAACAGCGCGTCGACAAAAGGGTCGAGAGAAAAACTGTGCTGCACAAGCGTCATTAGCCCGTTGATCGATTTCCTCATATCCGTGCACCCACAGCAAAGATACACAGGTTTTTCTCCGAACTGCATCACAGCGATCTCAGGATGCGGCAGACTCTCGCCAGCAATTCCAGGTCGGTTTGGGCATTTGCAAGGATATGGCAGCCGGCGATTTCAATGTCTAGGGTGCCTTCGCCGGCAGTAACAGATTTTGCTTCCGTAAGCTGCGTCCAGCCGTCCGGCACAAGCCCGGTTCCGCGCTTTTGTTTCTCCATAAGCTCCATGCAGGCAGCTTCCCGTACTTTTTTCTGCCTGTAGTAATAGGTGGCCTTGCTGATGTTTTTTTCTTCGCAAAATGCGTCCACGCTCTGCCCGCCAGCTATTCGCTCCTTTACCGCCTCGCCCCACTCTGATAGCCGGAACTCCCTCGCGATTTTTTGCGTATCCATTTTATTCACTCCAATTTGGTCCAAAACACTCCATTACATGTTTTGAACCCTTTTGAAGTTCATTGTACCTTCCCCGACACCATGCTTACAAGGTGCGCGCGGTCTTGACGGTTACACAGGAGTGATATTACGACGGAAATCAAATGGGTATTATGCCCTGTTTGTAATAACAAGACACGTCTAAAAATCCGTGAGGATACAATCCTTAAAAACTTTCCGCTATTTTGTCCTAAGTGCAAACATGAGACACTAATAAATGTACGACATCTGAAAATATCAGTTATCAAAGAGCCAGCCGCTGAGACGCAGAGCCGATAACATGTGAGATTAATCACAGTTATCGGCTCTCCTTGTACATGATCTATAAAGTTGATTGTACTTGTGGTTAAGTTAGTTCAAATACTATCCCTTGTTTTCATGGCGGAGTTCTTTCCAAATACCTCTTGCTGATGCAATAGCAATTTGCTGTTCTTGCTCGTTAGCATCCCGGAACTCCCGAATAAATTGTTCCTGCTCTGGCGTACCAGTTACATCCTCGGGACGAAAAATAAGATCAGCTGGAATACTTAATTCTTGAATGATTTTATAAAGGACCTCAAATGTTGGATTTCGTTTTCCAGTTTCAATGGCAATGATGGTTCTTAAAGAAACTTCTATTTTGTCAGCAAGCGCTGTTTGTGTCATTCCGCGCGATATACGGGCTCCTTGAATGATAGTACCCATTCGCTTCATGTCATAGTGCATTATGTATCACCTCTTATCTAAGTTTAGTAGAAAAAAGATGATTACATAATGTGATTGTGCGTCATATTTACATGCAACATATTTCACAAAAAACAACAGCCGGACAAGGCAAGAAAAAAAAGACTGCTTTGGCGGGTTATATTAATGCATCCAAAATCAAATGAGTCACCTGCCAAAGCAAACTGAAAGGAGCTTTGGCAGATGCTGTTTTTACTACCAAAATACCACTTTTATAGAAAGGTGGCAGTTTAGCAGATGGCCTGAATATTCTATGGGCAACCTTCCAAGGTAATCGCTTAAAAAAAGTTATTGCTTCATAAGGATAAATTCTAACCTTGCATATGCAAACTATGACATAATAGTATGTAATTTGTATCAATTTCGACGTACCATGCGGAGGATATTCTGCTTTGGTACGTTTTTTATCTTCTTTTCTCTGGATAAATATTTCTGGTATGTTATATCGACGCGGTGTGATATAAAGCCCCTCTGCCGCTCCCCTCCATCCTCTGTTTCGATTTGCCCAAGCCTAAAAATCGAAACGGAGGAAAAGAAAATGGTCAAGATCAATCTGCGGGACTATTATCCCGATTTTTATACCACCGACTGCATCATTGCGGTACCGGACGAGGTTGCGGCACTCATGGATTCCTATGAACACGCCGAAGCCGCCTACTATCTGCGGAGATACCGTCATAAGTCGTATTACTCTCTGGATCGCGGCGACGGCATCGAGCGTGACATCCTGTTCGTGTCCCTGTCCCCCTGCGAAATCTATGAGTGCAAAGTGACGGGTGAGCAGATTCACGCTGCCATCGCCGCCTTGCCGGATAAGCAGGCCAAACGCATCTATGCTCATTACTTCTTGGGAATGAGCAAAAGTGCCATTGCTAAGGCAGAAGGGGTAAATAAAAGTCAAATCTCACGTTCTATCAATAAGGCGCTGAAAAATATGGAGGCAGTTCTCAAAAATTTCATTTAAGGGAGCAACTTTTGCCCTGAAAATGAAAAGGTTTATGAGGGATATGTTTTTATTCTTCGCTGAACCTTGAAAATTGAATAAGGGACAAGCCGGATACATACCGCGAGCAGCGGCATACAGGGAGCCGGGCGGCGGGTGCGCCACGATCTTTCCTTACGCGGGAGAGGGTGATTGATTTCAGCGTAACGGGAAGGGAGCGAAAAACACCAGCGCCGCAGGCAGAGCAGCGTCTTTCAGACGCAAGGCAGCTCTGCGGCAATTATCTGTATGTAATGAAACTTCCGTTCAGTCACAGTCCGAGCGTGATAAAACCGTCGCAGGCAATGAGAACGGCCCGCCATCATCATGGGGGGAGGTGCAATTCCTATGGTAACAGGTACGCCGCCTGTTCGTCCGGAATGTCTGTAAACATAAAAAGCAAATCGAAACAAAGGGACAACCGCGCCGAAATGCGACAGTCGTATGGCTGCTCTAGCCTGAAATCGGCGCGGCTGTCATCTTTTATATGGGTATGGTTTGGAATGGAGGTGTCTCTTTATGGAGCAAGCCACACCATGCGGAAAAGCAAATACCTCTTACAAGGAAGTCAAGATCGGGAATACGCTGTATCGCGTGACCAGCGTGTTTTCCGGTGAGAAGGACCTGGGGCATACGCTGGAACAGCTCGCCGTCCGGCGTGCCATGACAGAGCTTACACCGCCCCGCGTCCCTTCTGCTTCTTAACGATAAAACCCTCTCGGCCAGCCGCATCCTTGCGCGGCGAAAGCTCCCGCGTTATCCTGATGATGTTCGAGAGCCATAAAACCGCACGGGGTATGATGCTGAGATGATCGGGAGGTAAAATATAGATGATCGAAAAAACATACAACGTGGGCATCTACTGCCGACTGTCCAACGACGATGAGCGCGACGGCGAATCCGCCAGCATTGAAAATCAAAAGTTGCTGCTCCAACGGTATGTCCGTGAGCGCGGCTGGAATGAAATCGACGTATATACCGATGACGGATACTCCGGAACAAACTTCGACCGTCCCGGCGTCCAGCGGCTGATTGAGGATGCAAAAACAAAGCGCATCAACGTGATTTTGGTCAAGGATCTGTCGCGTTTCGGCAGAAACTACATTGAATTTGGACAATACACAGATTATCTGTTTCCTTCTATCGGGTGCCGCTTCATTGCGCTGAACAACGGCATTGACACGGAAAGCACCAACGGCAGCACCGATGTCATGTGCTTTTTGAACTTATTTAACGAGTTCTACAGCCGGGATACCAGCAAGAAGGTCAAGGCCGTCAAGAAAGCGTGTGCGGAGGATGGCAAGTTTCTTGGAACTTACCCCGCTTATGGCTACAAGCGCGATCCTGCGGATAAGCACCACCTTGTAATCGACGAGGAAACCGCGCCGATTGTGCGCCGGATCTTCGCCATGCGCTGTCAGGGCATGGGCTTTTGGTCCATTGCCGTCGCGCTCAACGAGGAAGGAATTCAGCCGCCCGGAGTGCTGTACTATCAGCGCAAGGGGCGAAATGATCCGCGCAAGGTCAACCACCAGTGGGCCAATACCACCGTTCAGGTTATCCTCCGAAATGAGGTCTACATCGGTAATATGGTACAGGGCAAGCACGGGACGCTCTCGTATAAATCCCGCAAGCTCATTGTAAAACCGGAGGATGAATGGATACGGGTTGAAAACACGCATGAAGCAATCATTCCCCGCGACGTGTGGGATACGGTTGTCAGCATCGACCAAAAGAAGGTGCGGAAATCTCCCGCCGCAGAAGGCAGAAAAAGCATCTTTACCGGTCTTGTCTACTGCGCCGACTGCGGTTTCAAAATGCGGTCCCACAATGAGACGCGCAAATACAGCGACGGCCACACGCAGGTGTTTCACTCCTTCATCTGCGGCAACTACAGCCGCAGCGGTAAAACCGCCTGCACCATCCACATGATTTATGAGGATGTGCTAAGTAAACTCGTGCTGGCGGACATCCGGGAAAAGGCGCAGTATGCGGAGTATGACCGGGATCGGCTCATAGCGCAGATTACCCGGCTGAAGGATAAGGAAAACCGCAGCCGCCTGTCCTCTTATGAGCAGGAGCTGAAAACGGCCACCACCCGTATCTCGGAGTTGGAAAAGCTGATGCAGAATCTTTACGAGGACAAATGCAAAGGCATCATCCCGCAGACCGTGTTCCAGACCCTGATGCAGAAATATGAATCCGAGCGCGCGGAAAAAGCCGCCGCAGTCCCTGAATTGGAACAGAAAGTCAAGACGCAGCTTGGAAACAAGCAGGACGCAGACCGTTGGACGGATATTATCCGGCGCTATACAGAAATCACAGAGCTGGATGAAACCATCCTGTTTGAGCTGGTTGACCGCATTGAGGTGGGCGAAACCAAAAAGCAGGGCGATCTTCGCATCTGCGACATCAAGGTGCATTACCGTTATGTCGGAAATGTGGATGAGGCGCTGACGCAGGAGAAGAGGGAGCGTTATGAAAAAGCTGTATAAGGTCGGCATCTACTGCCGCTTGAGCATAGACGACGCTTCCAATTCCGCGAAAGCGAAAAGCTACATTCCCGCCGACGAATCCGTCAGCATTGAAAATCAGCGGGAAATCCTCTCCAAATTTGTGATGCTGAACGGCTGGACCGAAGTGAAAACCTACGCCGACGACGGTTACAGCGGCGGCAACTTCCAGCGCCCCGGTTTTCTGGAGATGCTGGAGGACGCCCGAAAAGGCGTTATCAACCTGATCCTCGTCAAAGACCTGTCACGTTTGGGTCGCGACTTTGTAGAGGTGGGCCGGTACACAGACGTTGTGTTTCCTTCCCTTGGGTGCCGCTTCGTTTCCGTGCTGGATTGTCTGGACACCGAGGGCGACAACACCGATATGCTCCACTTCCGCAGCCTGATGAACGACTACCATTTGAAGGATTTGAGCAACAAAATCAAATCCGTGCGGTACGCCAAAATGAAAAGCGGGCAGTTCCTTTCCGCTTACGCCCCTTACGGCTACCGCAAAAGCGAGGACGATAAGCACAAACTGGTCATCGACGAATACGCCGCCGCTGTGGTCCACAGGGCCTTTTCCATGCGGCGGGACGGCGCGGCCTACGGCAAGATTGCCGCCGCTTTCAATCTGGACGGCATCCTCTCTCCGCGCGGATACTGGCACAGCCTGTACGGAACCGGCGAATGCCGGTATTCTCAGCTCTGGACCTGCGCAACCGTAAAAAACCTTCTGAACAGCGAGGTCTATCTTGGAAATCTGCTTATGAACTACACCGGCTCCCGTTCTTATAAGGATGGCACGATGATTTATAAGCCGGAATCCGAGTGGATACGGTGTGAGGCAACCCACGAGGCAATCATTGTTCCGGAAGAATGGGATGCCGTGCAGAAAATCAATCAGGCTGCAAAGCGACGCGTTGAGAATAACCGAAAGCCGACCCGAAGCCTTTTTTCTGGCAAACTGGTCTGCGCCGATTGTAAAGGTCCGCTTGGCGCAAGCACAGAGACGCAGCATCGTAAAAACGGCACCGTAAAACGCTATGTTTCCTACTGCTGTGAGAGATACATCCAGTCGGGTCGGAGCGTTTGTTCCTGGCACCGTATCTATGAAATGACGTTAGCGCGGATTGTGATGGCTGAAATTAAAGCGGACGCTGAGGCCGTCATTCTGGATGAGGCCGGTGCGGTGGAGAAGCTCAAACGCCGGATGGCACAGTATGATGAACAGTGCATGGCAAATACCCGTCAGGAAATCGGCAAACTGCGACGCCGCTTGCAGGAGTTGGAGAGCATGACCGCAAAGCTCTATGAGGACAAGGTTAGCGGAGCGGTCAGCGAAAGTACCTTCTCGGTGCTGATAGCGAAAAACGAACAGGAGCGCCTTGCCAAAGCGGAACGCCTTGACGTGCTTCTGTCCGAAGTTAAAAAATCCGATCAGGATGCCGCCGACATTCAGAGTTGGGCGGCGACGATCCGCAAATATCTGAACTTACAGGAACTTGACCGGGAAACCATCGATGAGCTGATAGACCACATTGAAATTGGTGAACGCACTGTTGTTGACGGAAAGCGTAGGCAGGATGTGAAGGTGTTCTATCGTTTTGTCGGGCAGGTCAACCGGGAACTTGATATGCAATGAAAATAGGCCGTCTTACAGGTTTTGAGAGTCTTTTAGCACGACGTTCTCCAATAACGTACGCTCTTGAACACATGTATTGCAGGTACTTCCCGCTGGACAACGGGAAAGGATCTATCATGCCTGAGAAGAAAAAAGTCTATTGTCTGTATCGCGTTTCCACAAAAGGCCAGGTCGAAAAAGATGATATTCCCATGCAGAAAGATTACTGCCGGGATTTTGCCAAAGAGCAGGGCTGGGAAATCATCGAAGAATTATCCGAAAAGGGTGTTTCGGGCTTTAAGGTTTCCGCCAAAGACCGGGATGCCATTTAGGAGATTCAGAAAGATGCCGCTTTGCACAAGTTCGACGTGTTGCTCGTCTTTATGTTCGACCGGCTGGGACGCCGCGAGGACGAGACACCCTTTGTCGTGGAGTGGTTCGTAAAGAACGGCATTGAGGTCTGGAGCGCCAAAGAAGGGCAGCAACGCTTTGATATACCCATGTGGACAAGCTGACCAATTACATACGCTACTGGCAGGCGTCCGGCGAAAGCATCAAGACCTCCATCCGCACCAAAACCCGCCTTGCACAAATTGTACAGGAAGGGCGTTTCCGGGGCGGAAAAGCGCCATTTGGCTATCAACTGGAAAAGAAGGGCCGCATAAACAAAAAGAGCCATGAAGTCTATGAGATCGCGGTCAACGAGCAGGAGGCCGAAGTGGTGCGGCTCATCTTTCAGAAATATGTCCGGGAGGGCTACGGCGCACAGCGGTTGGCCCACTATCTTTCTGATGAGGGAATCCACACCCGCCAAGGTGAAGGCTTTGTCAACACCAGCATTAACACGATCCTGAAAAACATCATCTACGTCGGCATCCTGCGCAGCGGCGAATCGCAATCTGAAATCTTCCCGGAGCTGCAAATAATCGACGAGGATACATTTCAGCAGGCGCAGGAGATCATGAAACAGCGCACACAGGAACATTCCTCCGTGCCCCGCAACAACAAAAGCCGGGCGCTGGTGTCCGGCCTGATCTATTGCGGCCACTGCGGGCACAAGATGGTACTCTCCACCAGCGGCAAAAACTACAAGCGCGCAGACGGCACCGTCGTTGAGAACGTGCGGTTGCGGTATCAGTGCCACAATCAGGTTCGACATCCCGATCTATGCGACGGGCAGAACACCTATCGCACTGAGCGGGTAAACGCGCTGGTGGCGGAATCCATCCGCAGGCTGTTCGTCTACATCAAGACCATCTCTGAAAAAGAGGTGATTCAGGCGCAGATACACCGGCAAGAACTGTTCTGCCGGTCGCAGTTGGAGCAGGCCAACCGGTTGTTGGACAGCAAGAGCAAGGAGTTGAGCGACTACCAATCCGAGGTGCTCAAAGTGATCCGGGGCGAAAGCCCGCTGAAAATGGACATCATCAACGGATTGGTGGAGCAGGCCGAGGAGGCGCTCAAGCAGGCAAAGGCCGACGTGGCCCGTTGGCAGGAGGAATTGTCGAACGTTCAGACAAAAGGCGCGGAGATTCATAAATTTTATGGTCGCGTTGTAAACTGGTCGGAACTGTTCGATAAGTGCAGCATCGCGGAGAAAAAGATGATCGTCTCCCAGCTTATCCAAAAAGTGTCCATCCACAAGGATTATTCGCTGGACATCGACTTCAACATCTCCGTCCACCAGATATTGGACTACAACAAGCCATCCAAGAGCGCATAAAAACGCGCAGATTTTCTCATTAATATGCGAAATTTCGATGTAGCAACATCGGGGTCGATTCCCCCGAAGGAGGCGGTTCCCGTTATGACGTAGCTACTTGCTTTTAGGCATAAAAAATCCAGCAACCCGCATGGGCGCTGGATTTATGTGGTGGAGATGAGGAGGATCGAACTCCTGACCTTACGGATGCGAACCGTACGCTCTCCCAGCTGAGCTACACCCCCACGTATGTATGGATATGCATCTGGGTCGCTATGAAGTTTTGAGGACAGGCTCATGGGACGAAAACTGAACCGTTTGCGCTCCCATCTGAGCCACACCCCATAAGTGTCTTGAAAGGGGACGTGTAACAGGCAACCCCTTCAAAAGACCGCTTTACTATTCTACACGCATAAAGTACTTTTGTCAAGCATTTTTCAGAACAAATTAAATAGAAACTCCCATACAGAACATTATGCATAAATAAAAGGCAAAGGCCTGCGGCCTTTGCCTTTTGCAATACCATCTACCGGTTTAGAGTGCTTACAATCAGTTCAGAATCCGCCGCGCACAATCAAACTTGGACGCCCAATAACCGGAATTGATGTTATCAGTCACCACACCGACACCCGGTTTCTCGGCATTGACCATTTGTCCACCGCCGACATAGATGCCCACATGGTCAATTGAGCCGCCGCTTACATGAAAGAAGACCAAGTCACCCGGCTGAAGCGCGCTTTTAGAAACAGCCGTGCCATAACCAGCCTGTCCGGCCGCGGAATGCGGCAGACCAATATGAGCCGCATGCTGGTAAACATACATGACCAGACCGGAGCAGTCAAAACTGGTCGGACCGGCTGCATTCATTACATAGGAGCAACCGACAAACTGCTCGGCATACGAAACCAGCGCGGTAGCGTTGCCCAAAGCGGCCCCGGTCAGCTGCATTGTGTTGCTCGCCGTAGCCGTTGCGGTCAGTTGGGTCGCAGCCGCCTGTGCTGCAACCGCCGCGTTGATCTGGTCATTCGTCTGGGAAGCCTGCGCGTTCAAAGAATTGGCCTGCTGCTGCAGACTTTGCGAGCCTGCCTGCACCTGAGCCACAACCTGCGCCTGCTGTGCCAGTTGGGCGTTCAGAATGTCCTGCTTGGCGGCCGCCGCCCCCTGCACCTGCAACAGACTCTGCTTGGACTGATCCAGCGCCGTACGGTCGGCTTTCAGCTGGCTTTCATCCTGCTTCAGGCTCTGGATGATCTCGTTGTCGTGATCGGAAACCGCACGTACCACCGCCACACGTGTCAGGAAATCGCTGATGTCGTTTGAATTGAGCAGTACGGTCAGGAACGTATCGTCTCCGGACATATACAGAGCACGCAAACGTTGCTTGAGCAATTCGGTATTCTGCTGGACACGCTGCTCGGTCGTCTGGATCTCATCTTCCTTGTTTGCAATCTGTGCGTTTACATTTTCGATCTGCTGTCTCAAAACAGCAAGCTGCCCTTGAATGATGGAAACCTCCTGATTGAGCGCCGCCTGTTTCGCTTTTTCGGTCTTCAGCTGACTACTCTGCGCGTTCAGCTTGCCCTGCACCTGCTGGAGTTGCTGCTGCAGGGAAGCATATTGCTGCTTCCAATCGGAAATACTATCTGCCGAGGCTTGGAACGGCACCAGCAGCATGCCTGCAGACAGAACGACCGTGCCGGCCAATATACGTAAATTCCATCGTTGTTTTTTCTCTGGTAAGTACACTGTTCAATCTCCCCCGCATGCATATCGGATCTCTTTCTAGACGTACTTTTTCGTTTCAACGTGGCGCTTTGCTCGATTACCCAAAGGATGAATGCCGTTGCCCACGCAAGCGCGCAGACAGGTAACGGTCTTTTTATGCTTTTGTAACTAAAATGTAACAACTGCTTATCATTATAACACATCCCATGCATTTGCAAAAGGGAAAATCCCTGTTTATACGAAAAACATCGCAATATTTTTTGATTTTTTTTGTATAATTTGTATAGCTGTCGTAGAGCGCGTTTCCCAAAAGTACAAAAACAAGACCCAAAGGCGCTTTTTACGACCGACAAAGCGCCTTTGGGCAAACCGACTTTACGGGTTGTTATCAAATTGTGACCGATTTGTCATGCGTCAAACGGCGGGTCCCGGCGCATCCGCACCGGCATTTTCCAGTCTATTGAGCCACGCGCGTGCAACGGCATCGCTCGGCATGCGCCAATCACCGCGGGGCGAGAGCGCCACGCTGCCCACTTTGGGCCCGTCCGGCAGGCAGGAGCGCTTGAATTGTGCAGCAAAAAAGCGGCGCAGGAAATCCGCCAGACGCTGCCGGATTTCCGTTTCCTCGTAAGCATCCGCAAACGCAAGGAAAGCCAGCCGCAAGATCTTTTCGGGCGAAAATCCGAAACGGAGAAAATAATACAGAAAGAAATCATGCAGTTCATACGGGCCGAGAATCTGCTCCGTTTTCTGCGGGATATCCCCATCTTTGGCGGGCAGCAACTCCGGGCTGACCGGCGTATCGAGGATGTCGTAGAGCGTATCGCGCAGCAGCGTGTTCTCCGCGTTCTCATCGGCTACATACCGGATGAGGTGCCGCACCAGCGTTTTCGGCACGCCCGCATTGACGCCGTACATGCTCATGTGGTCGCCGTTGTAGGTGGTGAACCCGAGCGCCAGTTCCGACATATCGCCCGTGCCCACCACGATGCCGCCTTCCATATTGGAAACATCCATAGCGATCTGCATCCGTTCGCGCGCCTGCGCGTTTTCAAAGGCGGTGTCCGGCGAACCGTCATGGCCGATGTC
Proteins encoded in this region:
- the tnpA gene encoding IS66 family insertion sequence element accessory protein TnpA, translating into MDTQKIAREFRLSEWGEAVKERIAGGQSVDAFCEEKNISKATYYYRQKKVREAACMELMEKQKRGTGLVPDGWTQLTEAKSVTAGEGTLDIEIAGCHILANAQTDLELLARVCRILRSL
- a CDS encoding sigma factor-like helix-turn-helix DNA-binding protein, producing MVKINLRDYYPDFYTTDCIIAVPDEVAALMDSYEHAEAAYYLRRYRHKSYYSLDRGDGIERDILFVSLSPCEIYECKVTGEQIHAAIAALPDKQAKRIYAHYFLGMSKSAIAKAEGVNKSQISRSINKALKNMEAVLKNFI
- a CDS encoding recombinase family protein → MDKLTNYIRYWQASGESIKTSIRTKTRLAQIVQEGRFRGGKAPFGYQLEKKGRINKKSHEVYEIAVNEQEAEVVRLIFQKYVREGYGAQRLAHYLSDEGIHTRQGEGFVNTSINTILKNIIYVGILRSGESQSEIFPELQIIDEDTFQQAQEIMKQRTQEHSSVPRNNKSRALVSGLIYCGHCGHKMVLSTSGKNYKRADGTVVENVRLRYQCHNQVRHPDLCDGQNTYRTERVNALVAESIRRLFVYIKTISEKEVIQAQIHRQELFCRSQLEQANRLLDSKSKELSDYQSEVLKVIRGESPLKMDIINGLVEQAEEALKQAKADVARWQEELSNVQTKGAEIHKFYGRVVNWSELFDKCSIAEKKMIVSQLIQKVSIHKDYSLDIDFNISVHQILDYNKPSKSA
- a CDS encoding cysteine-rich KTR domain-containing protein, with protein sequence MTTEIKWVLCPVCNNKTRLKIREDTILKNFPLFCPKCKHETLINVRHLKISVIKEPAAETQSR
- a CDS encoding helix-turn-helix transcriptional regulator, with protein sequence MHYDMKRMGTIIQGARISRGMTQTALADKIEVSLRTIIAIETGKRNPTFEVLYKIIQELSIPADLIFRPEDVTGTPEQEQFIREFRDANEQEQQIAIASARGIWKELRHENKG
- a CDS encoding recombinase family protein, with product MPEKKKVYCLYRVSTKGQVEKDDIPMQKDYCRDFAKEQGWEIIEELSEKGVSGFKVSAKDRDAI
- a CDS encoding C40 family peptidase, with product MYLPEKKQRWNLRILAGTVVLSAGMLLVPFQASADSISDWKQQYASLQQQLQQVQGKLNAQSSQLKTEKAKQAALNQEVSIIQGQLAVLRQQIENVNAQIANKEDEIQTTEQRVQQNTELLKQRLRALYMSGDDTFLTVLLNSNDISDFLTRVAVVRAVSDHDNEIIQSLKQDESQLKADRTALDQSKQSLLQVQGAAAAKQDILNAQLAQQAQVVAQVQAGSQSLQQQANSLNAQASQTNDQINAAVAAQAAATQLTATATASNTMQLTGAALGNATALVSYAEQFVGCSYVMNAAGPTSFDCSGLVMYVYQHAAHIGLPHSAAGQAGYGTAVSKSALQPGDLVFFHVSGGSIDHVGIYVGGGQMVNAEKPGVGVVTDNINSGYWASKFDCARRILN
- the tnpB gene encoding IS66 family insertion sequence element accessory protein TnpB (TnpB, as the term is used for proteins encoded by IS66 family insertion elements, is considered an accessory protein, since TnpC, encoded by a neighboring gene, is a DDE family transposase.), whose protein sequence is MQFGEKPVYLCCGCTDMRKSINGLMTLVQHSFSLDPFVDALFVFCNRSRDRLKILEWDGDGFWLYFKRLERGHFRWPSSDEETTMTLNSEELSCLIDGARLEKKLRRSEVLEHNIS
- a CDS encoding recombinase family protein; protein product: MIEKTYNVGIYCRLSNDDERDGESASIENQKLLLQRYVRERGWNEIDVYTDDGYSGTNFDRPGVQRLIEDAKTKRINVILVKDLSRFGRNYIEFGQYTDYLFPSIGCRFIALNNGIDTESTNGSTDVMCFLNLFNEFYSRDTSKKVKAVKKACAEDGKFLGTYPAYGYKRDPADKHHLVIDEETAPIVRRIFAMRCQGMGFWSIAVALNEEGIQPPGVLYYQRKGRNDPRKVNHQWANTTVQVILRNEVYIGNMVQGKHGTLSYKSRKLIVKPEDEWIRVENTHEAIIPRDVWDTVVSIDQKKVRKSPAAEGRKSIFTGLVYCADCGFKMRSHNETRKYSDGHTQVFHSFICGNYSRSGKTACTIHMIYEDVLSKLVLADIREKAQYAEYDRDRLIAQITRLKDKENRSRLSSYEQELKTATTRISELEKLMQNLYEDKCKGIIPQTVFQTLMQKYESERAEKAAAVPELEQKVKTQLGNKQDADRWTDIIRRYTEITELDETILFELVDRIEVGETKKQGDLRICDIKVHYRYVGNVDEALTQEKRERYEKAV
- a CDS encoding recombinase family protein, which produces MKKLYKVGIYCRLSIDDASNSAKAKSYIPADESVSIENQREILSKFVMLNGWTEVKTYADDGYSGGNFQRPGFLEMLEDARKGVINLILVKDLSRLGRDFVEVGRYTDVVFPSLGCRFVSVLDCLDTEGDNTDMLHFRSLMNDYHLKDLSNKIKSVRYAKMKSGQFLSAYAPYGYRKSEDDKHKLVIDEYAAAVVHRAFSMRRDGAAYGKIAAAFNLDGILSPRGYWHSLYGTGECRYSQLWTCATVKNLLNSEVYLGNLLMNYTGSRSYKDGTMIYKPESEWIRCEATHEAIIVPEEWDAVQKINQAAKRRVENNRKPTRSLFSGKLVCADCKGPLGASTETQHRKNGTVKRYVSYCCERYIQSGRSVCSWHRIYEMTLARIVMAEIKADAEAVILDEAGAVEKLKRRMAQYDEQCMANTRQEIGKLRRRLQELESMTAKLYEDKVSGAVSESTFSVLIAKNEQERLAKAERLDVLLSEVKKSDQDAADIQSWAATIRKYLNLQELDRETIDELIDHIEIGERTVVDGKRRQDVKVFYRFVGQVNRELDMQ